The Thermodesulfobacteriota bacterium DNA segment AGGGTGGATCTCGCCGGTTATCGTCTCCCCCAGACCAAGGAGGCCATAGGAGCCCCGGCCGCCCGCCCGGAAGGTGCCGGGGTTCAGGAACAGGATACCGTCCCGCCGGTGGCAGACCGCCTGATGGGTATGGCCGTAGACGATGCAGTCGAGGTCGTCCGGGAAGAGCCGGGCCAGCTCCCGCTCCAGGTCCGGTCCCAGGCCGGCGCCATGGGCGAGGCCGATGCGAAAGCCGGCCAGCTCCACCACCCGCAGAAGGGGCAGCCCGCTGCGGCAGGCCAGGGAGCACATGTTGCCGCAGACGGCATGGACGGTCTTGCCGGCAAAGGCATCCAGCACCGCCGCCTCGGTCAGATCACCGGCGTGCAGGATCACCGGCGCCCCGGCAAAAACCCGCGCCACCGTCTGGCAGAGCCAGGGCTCGGCCCGGTACAGATGGGTATCGGAAAGAACGCCGACCAGGAGCATGGCATGTGCCTGTGGACAGGAGAGGAATCGCCGCGGACCGCAAGAGGGCAGGGGGCCTGCAACCGCAGCCAAGACCGGTCAGTCTAGCGGGGTTTGCCGCGCCCCGCAAGCGGCTTGCAGGACGGGGCCCCGCCTGACAGGCCGGTGGTGCCGGGCCAGGCATGGGACCTATGGGATTTATAGGACCTAGAGGACTATGGGACCTATGAGACCTGCGATTTGGCGGCCCGCGGCCCCCCTCAGAAGGTGGTCAGGTCCGCCAGCTCGGCCAGGGAGAAGACCGGGCCATCGGCGCACACCAGGCGGCCGTCCAGGTGGCAGTGGCGGCAGACCCCGACCCCGCACTTCATGTGGCGCTCCAGGGTGGTGTAGATGCGCTCGGCAGGCAGGCCCCGCCGGGCAAGCTCCGCCAGGACGAACCGGATCATGAGGGGCGGCCCGCAGACCAGGGCCACCGTGGCTTCCGGGTCGATGCTGATCCGGTCGAAGAGGGTGGTGACCACCCCCACCGGGCCGTCCCAGCCCGCCTCGGCCTGGTCGACGGTGACCAGGCAGGTGGTGGCCGCATCCTCCTGCCAGGCCGCCAGATCCTGGCGGAAGGCGATGTCCGAGGGCAGGCGGCTGCCGTAGAGGATGGTGCGGGGCCCGTAGGCCTTGCCCTGGTCCAGGGTGTAGAGGATCACCGAGCGCAAGGGGGCCAGACCGATGCCGCCGGCCACGAAGAGCAGGGGCCGGCCGGCCAGATCCTCCACCGGGAAGGGGCGGCCGTAGGGGCCGCGCAGGCCGATGGCGGCGCCCGGCCCCAGGAGGTGGAGGGCGGCGGTCAGCTGGCCGGCCCGGCGGATGGCCAGATGGATCTCCTCCGGCCGCGTCGGGGAGGAGGCGATGGAGATGGGCGCCTCGCCGCAGCCCGGCACCGACACCATAAGGAACTGGCCGGGCCGGTAGGTGAAGGCCTCCTGGACGGCGGGCTCGGCGA contains these protein-coding regions:
- a CDS encoding metallophosphoesterase family protein, whose amino-acid sequence is MLLVGVLSDTHLYRAEPWLCQTVARVFAGAPVILHAGDLTEAAVLDAFAGKTVHAVCGNMCSLACRSGLPLLRVVELAGFRIGLAHGAGLGPDLERELARLFPDDLDCIVYGHTHQAVCHRRDGILFLNPGTFRAGGRGSYGLLGLGETITGEIHPLERAP
- a CDS encoding FAD/NAD(P)-binding protein, whose protein sequence is MPDSAKNDNIYQPRPARIDRVIRESSQIKTFVVRFAEPAVQEAFTYRPGQFLMVSVPGCGEAPISIASSPTRPEEIHLAIRRAGQLTAALHLLGPGAAIGLRGPYGRPFPVEDLAGRPLLFVAGGIGLAPLRSVILYTLDQGKAYGPRTILYGSRLPSDIAFRQDLAAWQEDAATTCLVTVDQAEAGWDGPVGVVTTLFDRISIDPEATVALVCGPPLMIRFVLAELARRGLPAERIYTTLERHMKCGVGVCRHCHLDGRLVCADGPVFSLAELADLTTF